Proteins encoded within one genomic window of Episyrphus balteatus chromosome 1, idEpiBalt1.1, whole genome shotgun sequence:
- the LOC129906281 gene encoding phenoloxidase-activating factor 2-like: MNAKLILIPVFLIGLCEALVVDQALLDSIFVKNFQPVTVDPFLIESVFTTTEGPVTSSAVTQKPVTHTLTGNSYQPCGPTKACVRQYLCKNGKVNKDGATIFDIRIDRSLDDSKDLCNNALETCCDTGEMVSMPILSQPTLIGGCGYRNANGVGIKIKEAADNEAEFGEFPWMVGILNKTILNGKLQSVLKCGGSLIAPTVVLTGGHCVFNTEAQNLEVRAGEWESNSNAEPYPHQDRQVVEIIVHESFNDRNLRNNIALLFLETPFDEMPHINTICLPPAGTNFDMSRCFASGWGKTKFGIGKYPNILKKIDLPVVSNDKCQNDLRKTRLGRYFELHSSFMCAGGERDKDTCQGDGGSPLVCPMVNTPDRYYQVGIVSWGIGCGDENVPGVYASIPKLRSWIDEKLTYKNIDAEFFTP, translated from the exons ATGAATGCAAAACTAATTCTCATCCCAGTCTTCCTAATTGGGTTATGTGAGGCTCTGGTTGTTGACCAAGCTCTCCTAGATTCGATATTCGTGAAAAATTTTCAACCTGTAACAGTGGATCCATTTCTAATAGAATCGGTTTTTACAACTACAGAGGGTCCTGTTACGAGTTCAGCAGTTACACAAAAACCAGTTACACATACACTAACTGGGAACTCATATCAGCCATGTGGACCTACTAAGGCATGTGTTCGTCAGTATCTTTGCAAAAATGGAAAAGTGAATAAAGATGGTGCAACTATATTTGATATTCGTATTGATCGTAGCCTGGATGATTCGAAAGACTTATGTAATAATGCCTTGGAAACTTGCTGTGATACTGGTGAAATG gTATCAATGCCAATTTTAAGCCAACCAACATTAATAGGCGGATGTGGTTATAGAAATGCAAATGGAGTTGGAATCAAAATCAAAGAAGCTGCTGACAACGAAGCTGAATTTGGTGAATTCCCATGGATGGTgggaattttgaacaaaacaattttaaacggCAAACTTCAAAGTGTTTTAAAATGCGGAGGTTCTTTAATAGCTCCAACAGTCGTTTTAACTGGTGGACATTGTGTGTTTAACACAGAAGCCCAGAATTTGGAAGTTAGAGCTGGTGAATGGGAATCTAATTCAAATGCTGAACCATATCCACATCAGGATAGACAAGTCGTGGAAATAATTGTACACGAAAGTTTTAATGATCGCAATTTGCGCAATAATATTGCTCTTCTTTTCCTCGAAACACCATTCGATGAAATGCCTCACATCAATACTATTTGTTTGCCACCAGCTGGTACAAATTTTGACATGTCACGTTGTTTTGCCTCTGGCTGGGGTAAGACGAAATTCGGGATCGGAAAATAtccaaatattttaaagaagatTGATTTGCCAGTTGTTTCAAATgataaatgtcaaaatgatcTAAGAAAGACACGTTTAGGAAGATACTTTGAATTGCATTCCAGCTTTATGTGTGCTGGTGGAGAACGTGACAAAGACACTTGCCAAGGAGATGGGGGTTCACCTTTAGTTTGTCCAATGGTAAATACTCCCGATCGATACTATCAGGTTGGAATTGTTTCTTGGGGTATTGGATGTGGTGATGAAAATGTACCTGGTGTTTATGCAAGTATTCCAAAACTTCGTTCGTGGATTGATGAAAAATTGACTTATAAGAATATTGATGCAGAGTTCTTTACACCATGA